In a single window of the Halodesulfovibrio sp. MK-HDV genome:
- a CDS encoding 2-isopropylmalate synthase — MSDRLYIFDTTLRDGEQSPGATMNQNEKIRLARELENLGVDIMEAGFPAASQGDFEAVRKIAQTIKHSQVAGLCRAMAADIDRCWDAIKDAEHPRIHTFLATSPVHMEYKLRKTPEQVLEMTEAAVKHAAKYTSNIEFSAEDASRSNWDFLAKVAETAINAGATTINIPDTVGYAQPQEFGDMVRYVIENTSNSHKAVFSVHCHNDLGLGVANTLAAINAGARQAEVTISGIGERAGNAALEELIMALRTRSDYYDIETQVKSEQLFPTCRLLSMIIGQPIPSNKAIVGANAFAHESGIHQDGMLKNRETYEIMTPQSVGREKTDIILGKHSGRNAIKGKTTELGYPLEDDELQIVFEAVKRLADKKEKVYDADIEAIILEEVYRIPDKYRLVHLSVQSSDVGVPPTAAVVMEINGIRREHTTFGAGPIDAVFKTISQIVGRSPKLKRYSVNAITSGGDAQGEVTVRLEENECSTVGRGSDPDIIAASARAFLNALNRLDKMNSEG, encoded by the coding sequence ATGTCCGATCGCTTATACATTTTCGATACCACTTTGAGGGATGGAGAGCAGTCTCCCGGCGCAACAATGAACCAGAACGAAAAAATTCGTCTTGCGCGGGAACTCGAGAATTTGGGTGTCGATATTATGGAAGCAGGTTTTCCTGCTGCAAGCCAAGGGGATTTTGAAGCAGTTCGCAAAATTGCACAGACCATTAAGCATTCACAGGTTGCTGGTTTGTGTAGGGCGATGGCGGCGGATATTGATAGGTGCTGGGATGCAATCAAAGACGCAGAGCATCCACGAATTCATACATTCTTAGCAACCAGTCCGGTACACATGGAGTACAAGCTCCGTAAGACACCGGAACAGGTTTTGGAAATGACAGAAGCGGCTGTAAAACACGCAGCAAAATACACCTCTAACATTGAGTTTTCTGCAGAAGATGCATCCCGTTCAAATTGGGATTTCCTCGCAAAAGTTGCAGAAACAGCAATCAACGCAGGCGCAACCACCATCAATATTCCTGATACCGTGGGGTATGCACAGCCTCAGGAATTTGGCGATATGGTTCGCTACGTGATTGAAAACACCAGCAACAGCCACAAAGCTGTCTTCAGTGTGCATTGTCATAACGATCTCGGTCTCGGTGTGGCAAACACCCTTGCTGCGATTAATGCAGGCGCAAGGCAGGCAGAAGTGACTATCTCCGGTATCGGAGAACGAGCAGGTAACGCAGCGCTCGAAGAACTCATTATGGCGTTACGTACTCGCAGTGACTACTACGACATTGAAACTCAAGTGAAGTCTGAACAGTTGTTCCCGACATGTCGCTTGCTCTCAATGATCATTGGGCAGCCGATTCCTTCTAACAAAGCAATTGTTGGTGCAAACGCATTTGCGCATGAGTCCGGTATCCATCAGGACGGCATGCTCAAAAACCGCGAAACCTACGAGATTATGACCCCTCAGTCCGTAGGCCGTGAAAAAACAGATATCATCCTTGGTAAGCATTCCGGTCGTAACGCTATTAAAGGCAAAACTACTGAACTCGGTTACCCGTTGGAAGATGACGAATTACAGATTGTTTTCGAGGCCGTTAAGCGCCTCGCGGATAAAAAAGAGAAGGTTTACGACGCAGACATCGAGGCAATTATCCTTGAAGAAGTCTACCGTATTCCGGATAAGTACAGACTGGTACATCTCTCCGTTCAGTCAAGTGATGTGGGAGTGCCACCAACCGCTGCCGTTGTAATGGAAATTAACGGTATCCGTAGGGAGCACACTACATTCGGCGCAGGTCCGATTGATGCAGTATTCAAAACTATTTCCCAGATCGTAGGGCGCTCACCAAAGCTCAAACGATACAGTGTTAACGCCATCACCAGCGGCGGAGATGCACAGGGCGAGGTAACCGTACGCCTCGAAGAGAATGAATGCAGCACAGTTGGACGTGGATCCGATCCTGACATCATTGCCGCTAGCGCAAGAGCATTCCTGAACGCATTAAACAGACTCGATAAAATGAACTCGGAGGGTTAA
- the leuC gene encoding 3-isopropylmalate dehydratase large subunit, translating into MAHTLAQKILQKHTDQKIEGIGQIVQCDVSLVLANDITAPLAIKSFKAMGATSVFDKDKVALVMDHFTPQKDIASAIQVKNTREFAQEQNITHYYEGGDCGVEHALLPELGLVGPGDIVIGADSHTCTYGGLGAFATGLGSTDVAGGMALGSTWFKVPPTIRAIFNGELPEYVGAKDLILRLIGEIGVSGALYKALEFGGSTIDALSVEGRMTIANMAIEAGGKCGLFPVDAKTLEYTAARGRNDELLTADEGAEYERVLNFDVSNMSPMVACPHLPDNVHPIENVEPKKVDQVVIGSCTNGRISDLREAAAVLKGRKVASRTRTIVLPATPTIWKQALREGLIETFMESGCIVGPATCGPCLGGHMGILADGEVAVATTNRNFRGRMGSLESEVYLSSPAVAAASALAGEIADPRKV; encoded by the coding sequence ATGGCGCACACACTCGCACAAAAAATATTACAGAAGCACACTGATCAAAAAATCGAAGGAATCGGACAGATCGTTCAATGCGACGTATCTTTGGTTCTTGCAAATGATATCACCGCACCGCTTGCCATCAAATCATTTAAGGCAATGGGCGCAACGTCTGTGTTTGATAAAGATAAAGTGGCTCTCGTAATGGACCACTTTACACCGCAAAAAGATATCGCTTCCGCAATTCAGGTGAAAAACACGCGTGAATTTGCTCAGGAGCAAAATATTACTCATTACTACGAAGGTGGCGATTGCGGTGTAGAACACGCTCTCTTGCCAGAACTCGGACTCGTAGGCCCTGGTGACATTGTAATCGGCGCTGACTCTCATACCTGCACCTACGGCGGTCTCGGTGCCTTCGCAACCGGTCTTGGTTCAACAGACGTAGCGGGCGGCATGGCACTTGGTTCCACATGGTTCAAAGTACCGCCGACAATCCGCGCTATCTTCAACGGTGAGCTTCCTGAGTACGTTGGTGCAAAAGATTTAATCTTGCGCCTCATCGGTGAAATCGGTGTATCCGGTGCGCTCTACAAAGCGCTCGAATTTGGCGGTTCCACAATTGATGCTCTCAGCGTTGAAGGCCGTATGACCATTGCTAACATGGCAATTGAAGCCGGTGGTAAATGCGGACTTTTCCCAGTGGATGCAAAGACTCTTGAATACACCGCAGCACGTGGCCGTAACGACGAACTGCTCACTGCGGACGAAGGCGCAGAATACGAACGTGTTCTTAACTTCGACGTATCAAATATGTCGCCAATGGTTGCATGTCCGCATTTGCCGGATAACGTGCATCCAATTGAAAATGTCGAACCTAAAAAGGTCGATCAGGTCGTCATCGGTTCCTGCACCAACGGTCGTATCAGCGACTTACGCGAAGCAGCAGCCGTACTTAAAGGACGTAAAGTCGCATCTCGCACTCGTACTATCGTACTCCCTGCAACGCCTACCATCTGGAAACAGGCATTGCGCGAAGGTCTCATTGAAACCTTCATGGAGTCAGGCTGTATCGTAGGTCCTGCAACATGTGGCCCTTGTCTCGGTGGACATATGGGCATCCTTGCTGACGGTGAAGTGGCAGTAGCTACTACAAACCGTAACTTCAGAGGACGCATGGGCAGCCTTGAGTCAGAAGTCTACCTCTCAAGCCCTGCCGTTGCTGCGGCAAGTGCTTTAGCTGGTGAAATTGCTGATCCTCGCAAAGTGTAG
- a CDS encoding 3-isopropylmalate dehydratase small subunit yields MTLKGKAHKVGDHIDTDAIIPARFLVTTDEKELGANCMEGLEAGWVERVSEGDIMVAGENFGCGSSREHAPISILGAGMQVVVAHSFARIFYRNSFNMGLLLIEIGEEIIHIEDGHVVSVDIEAGTVINVTTGKVIEFPPLPQFMRDFVDNGGLIPHVSEKLKEK; encoded by the coding sequence ATGACGTTAAAAGGTAAAGCTCACAAAGTGGGCGATCACATAGATACAGATGCCATCATTCCTGCGCGTTTTTTGGTAACGACTGATGAAAAAGAGCTTGGTGCAAACTGCATGGAAGGCCTCGAAGCAGGCTGGGTAGAGCGTGTTTCTGAAGGCGACATCATGGTTGCCGGTGAAAACTTCGGTTGTGGTTCTTCACGTGAGCATGCACCAATTTCAATTCTTGGTGCTGGTATGCAGGTAGTAGTTGCGCATTCTTTTGCGCGTATCTTTTACCGCAACAGCTTTAACATGGGACTCTTGCTCATCGAAATCGGTGAAGAGATCATCCATATTGAAGATGGACATGTTGTTTCCGTGGATATCGAGGCTGGTACCGTCATCAACGTGACCACTGGCAAAGTAATCGAATTCCCGCCGCTTCCACAGTTTATGCGTGATTTTGTCGATAATGGCGGACTTATTCCGCACGTAAGCGAAAAATTAAAAGAAAAGTAA
- the leuB gene encoding 3-isopropylmalate dehydrogenase: MDMNIVLLPGDGIGPEITTQAVEVLKTVANKFGHNVTFTEEQIGGCAIDATGCPLPKETVEACKKADAVFLGAVGGPKWDNLDGATRPEAGLLGIRKELGLFANLRPAKLFPELSSACFLRPDIVEDGIDVMVVRELTGGIYFGQPQGQEVRDGVRYGFNTMVYNEDEVRRIARIAFEAAMKRDKRVCSVDKANVLEVSRLWRAVVEEVAADYPEVELTHMYVDNAAMQLVRDPNQFDVIVTGNLFGDILSDEAAVITGSIGMLPSASLNKSGTGLFEPIHGSAPDIAGQNKANPLASILSMAMMLRHSFNLIKEANAIETAVQKVLREGYRTGDIMSKGETLVGCNTMGNLVVERL, translated from the coding sequence ATGGATATGAATATCGTTTTATTGCCGGGTGACGGCATCGGGCCGGAGATCACCACTCAGGCAGTAGAAGTTTTGAAGACAGTCGCAAACAAGTTTGGCCATAACGTAACCTTCACTGAAGAACAGATTGGTGGTTGCGCTATTGACGCCACAGGCTGCCCGTTACCGAAGGAAACTGTTGAAGCGTGTAAGAAAGCGGATGCAGTCTTTCTTGGCGCTGTAGGCGGCCCTAAATGGGATAATTTAGATGGTGCGACTCGTCCTGAAGCCGGATTGCTTGGCATCCGCAAAGAGCTTGGGCTGTTTGCCAACTTGCGTCCTGCAAAATTATTCCCTGAGCTTTCCAGCGCATGTTTCTTGCGTCCAGATATCGTAGAAGACGGCATCGACGTTATGGTTGTTCGTGAACTCACTGGCGGCATCTACTTCGGACAGCCGCAGGGTCAGGAAGTACGCGACGGTGTTCGTTATGGTTTCAACACCATGGTGTACAACGAAGACGAAGTTCGTCGCATTGCACGCATTGCTTTTGAAGCAGCCATGAAGCGTGACAAGCGCGTTTGTTCTGTAGATAAAGCAAACGTTCTTGAAGTTTCCCGTTTGTGGAGAGCTGTTGTGGAAGAAGTTGCGGCTGATTACCCTGAAGTTGAACTTACTCACATGTACGTTGATAACGCAGCAATGCAGCTTGTTCGTGACCCGAATCAGTTTGACGTCATCGTGACTGGTAACCTTTTCGGTGACATCTTGTCTGATGAAGCAGCAGTAATCACCGGTTCTATCGGTATGCTTCCTTCTGCTTCCCTGAACAAGTCCGGCACTGGCCTTTTTGAGCCGATTCACGGTTCCGCACCGGACATCGCAGGTCAGAACAAAGCTAACCCGCTTGCATCAATCCTTTCCATGGCAATGATGCTGCGTCATTCTTTCAACCTCATCAAAGAGGCGAACGCTATTGAAACAGCCGTTCAGAAAGTATTGCGCGAAGGCTACAGAACAGGTGACATCATGTCCAAAGGTGAAACCCTTGTTGGTTGTAACACCATGGGCAACTTGGTCGTAGAACGCTTGTAG
- a CDS encoding metallophosphoesterase — protein sequence MKFAIISDIHSNAYALQAVLDDISTRGANHIVNLGDTLYGPLAPRATYNLLTSYNVISICGNQDRLLYEVTPEEVLKNPTLQFVLNDLGDAPVEWLDTLPFDCQITREIYACHGSPTNDLTYLLEDISSGSPQVRSDGEIIRMLDGEDSDVILCGHTHLPRVVELSSGQLIVNAGSVGLPAYTDNHPVVHSMQTYSSHASYTMLEQDSAGWKVQQMNIPYAVEDAVAAATRQERFDWARYLATGRGD from the coding sequence ATGAAATTTGCTATTATCTCTGACATTCACAGTAATGCGTATGCCCTACAGGCTGTTCTCGATGACATCTCGACTCGTGGTGCCAACCATATCGTTAATTTGGGTGACACTCTGTACGGACCACTTGCTCCTAGAGCTACCTACAACCTGCTAACATCATATAATGTTATTTCAATTTGCGGGAATCAGGATCGGCTGCTGTATGAAGTTACACCCGAAGAAGTTTTAAAAAATCCAACACTTCAGTTTGTGTTGAATGACCTTGGTGATGCTCCGGTTGAGTGGCTTGATACGCTTCCCTTTGACTGCCAGATAACTAGAGAAATTTATGCCTGTCATGGCTCGCCAACCAACGATTTGACATACTTACTGGAAGACATTTCCAGTGGCAGTCCACAAGTTCGTTCGGACGGCGAGATAATACGGATGCTCGACGGAGAAGATTCTGATGTGATCCTTTGTGGTCATACTCATCTTCCGCGAGTTGTCGAACTATCATCCGGTCAGCTTATAGTTAATGCGGGAAGCGTTGGTCTACCTGCATATACTGACAATCACCCTGTCGTGCACTCTATGCAGACGTATTCTTCACATGCATCATACACAATGCTGGAACAAGATTCCGCAGGCTGGAAGGTTCAGCAAATGAATATTCCATATGCCGTGGAAGATGCTGTTGCTGCAGCAACAAGACAAGAACGTTTCGACTGGGCGCGCTACCTTGCAACGGGTAGAGGCGATTAG
- the speB gene encoding agmatinase → MNRFLASELEETTPEQCRFQIVPVPFEATVSYGGGTADGPDAILEASDQLELWDGESIPADDGIYTHEPVDCTGSTEQVISRIESAVTEASRYGLPVMLGGEHSVTLGALRALKKKHGTFGIVQFDAHADLRKAYEGDPYSHASVMHRALELELPIFQLGVRAFCIEEVEVRAKHNIPHIDAKDLALKPLPDVLLPEDFPKNIYITFDVDGLDPSVIRATGTPVPGGIQWWQAITLLEKAVKDRNVIGCDVVELAPQEGDHASDFAAAQLTYSMLGIIQRSGI, encoded by the coding sequence ATGAATAGATTTTTAGCATCAGAACTTGAAGAAACTACACCGGAGCAATGTCGATTCCAGATTGTTCCTGTTCCTTTTGAAGCAACGGTTTCTTATGGTGGGGGTACGGCTGATGGGCCTGACGCAATTCTCGAAGCGTCAGATCAGCTTGAATTGTGGGACGGTGAATCCATTCCCGCAGACGATGGCATCTACACTCATGAGCCGGTCGACTGTACAGGGTCTACTGAACAGGTGATTTCCCGCATTGAATCAGCGGTAACAGAAGCTTCCCGATACGGACTGCCAGTTATGCTCGGCGGTGAACATTCTGTGACTCTCGGCGCATTACGCGCGCTTAAGAAAAAGCACGGCACATTCGGTATCGTTCAATTTGACGCCCATGCTGACTTACGAAAAGCCTATGAGGGCGATCCGTATAGTCATGCATCTGTTATGCATCGCGCACTTGAGCTTGAACTACCTATTTTTCAACTAGGTGTTCGCGCTTTCTGTATAGAAGAAGTTGAAGTCCGCGCTAAACACAACATCCCGCATATTGATGCCAAAGATCTGGCACTTAAACCACTGCCCGACGTTCTGCTCCCTGAAGATTTCCCGAAAAATATTTACATTACCTTTGACGTGGATGGGCTCGACCCGTCTGTTATCCGCGCAACTGGCACCCCTGTTCCCGGTGGTATCCAATGGTGGCAGGCAATCACATTGCTTGAAAAAGCTGTGAAAGATCGAAATGTCATTGGCTGTGATGTGGTGGAACTTGCACCGCAGGAAGGCGATCACGCATCAGATTTTGCTGCTGCTCAGCTCACATACTCCATGTTGGGAATTATTCAGCGATCTGGTATATAA
- the nspC gene encoding carboxynorspermidine decarboxylase: MDRSYLQKLNPERLPSPCFVVDEAKLADNAAILDSVQQRTGAKILLALKGFATYSTFPVLSGVLHGTCASSPHEARLGREEFGGEVHSFAAAYSDNDMAEIIKYSDHIVFNSFAQLRKYRPLIQASERTIKIGVRVNPQHSEGATPIYDPCSPGSRLGVRLENFDENDLEGVSGLHFHTLCEQDADALDRTLEAVEKQFGHLLQNMEWLNFGGGHHITREGYDIDRLCACIERAKARYNVQVYLEPGEAVALDAGLLVATVLDVIKADMDIAILDASAACHMPDVLEMPYRPFVIDSAEKGEKVNSYRLAGKSCLAGDVIGEYSFDTPLKAGDRLAFTDMAIYSMVKTNTFNGLQLPAIARYNPSSGDLHVVREFGYDDFRCRLS; encoded by the coding sequence ATGGACAGAAGTTACCTTCAAAAATTAAATCCAGAACGCCTGCCTTCTCCATGCTTTGTTGTGGATGAGGCAAAGCTTGCGGATAACGCGGCTATTTTAGATTCCGTGCAACAGCGCACTGGGGCAAAAATCCTCCTCGCGCTCAAAGGATTCGCCACATATAGCACCTTTCCGGTACTGAGCGGCGTCCTGCACGGAACCTGCGCTAGCTCTCCGCACGAGGCGAGACTGGGACGTGAAGAATTCGGCGGCGAAGTGCACAGCTTCGCCGCTGCTTATTCCGACAACGACATGGCAGAGATCATCAAATACTCTGACCACATCGTGTTCAACTCTTTTGCACAACTGCGCAAATACCGCCCGCTTATTCAGGCATCAGAGCGCACCATCAAAATCGGCGTACGCGTTAACCCGCAGCACTCCGAAGGCGCAACGCCCATCTATGACCCGTGTTCCCCCGGTTCACGCTTAGGTGTGCGGCTTGAAAACTTTGATGAGAACGATCTTGAAGGCGTATCCGGTCTGCATTTTCACACACTCTGTGAACAAGATGCAGATGCACTTGATCGCACGCTTGAAGCCGTAGAAAAGCAGTTTGGTCATCTTCTCCAGAATATGGAATGGCTAAACTTTGGCGGCGGGCATCACATCACCCGCGAAGGGTATGACATAGATCGTCTCTGTGCTTGTATCGAGCGCGCTAAGGCCCGTTATAACGTTCAAGTGTATCTTGAACCGGGTGAAGCCGTTGCGCTCGACGCAGGGCTACTCGTAGCCACAGTCCTCGACGTAATCAAAGCCGACATGGATATCGCCATCCTCGACGCGTCAGCCGCATGTCACATGCCGGACGTATTAGAGATGCCGTACCGACCATTCGTCATTGATTCCGCTGAAAAAGGTGAGAAAGTAAACTCCTACCGCCTAGCCGGTAAATCCTGCCTCGCAGGGGATGTCATCGGAGAATACTCTTTTGATACCCCGCTCAAAGCAGGCGACCGCCTCGCGTTCACGGACATGGCTATCTACTCCATGGTGAAAACAAACACCTTCAACGGGCTACAGCTGCCTGCAATCGCACGTTACAATCCAAGCTCCGGCGACCTGCACGTCGTTCGTGAGTTTGGATATGACGATTTTAGGTGCCGTTTGTCGTAA
- a CDS encoding saccharopine dehydrogenase family protein, translating into MSKVLIIGAGGVGGVCVHKCAQVPEVFSEIVLASRTVEKCDAIASSVKERTGRDIVTDTVDADNVPELVELINKHKPVLVINLALPYQDLTIMDACLETGVNYLDTANYEPLDEAKFEYKWQWEYQERFKEKGLMALLGSGFDPGVTNIFCAHAMKHQFDEIHQLDIIDCNAGDHGHPFATNFNPEINIREVTANGRYWEHGEWLETDPLSFSMNYDFPEGIGPKKCFLMYHEELESLVKHLKGLKRARFWMTFSDQYLNHLQVLENVGMTRIDTVKYNGQDIIPLRFLKEVLPEPAGLGERTKGRTCIGCRMKGMKDGEPKDYYIYNICDHEEAFKEVASQAVSYTTGVPAMIGAMLMLTGKWTGEGVFNMEELDPDPFMEKLNIHGLPWTEVTFKN; encoded by the coding sequence ATGTCTAAAGTGTTGATCATCGGCGCTGGCGGCGTCGGCGGCGTGTGTGTACACAAGTGTGCACAGGTTCCTGAGGTTTTTTCCGAAATCGTTCTTGCATCCAGAACTGTTGAAAAATGTGATGCAATTGCTTCTTCAGTTAAAGAACGTACCGGTCGCGACATTGTTACCGACACAGTAGATGCTGACAACGTGCCTGAGCTTGTAGAACTCATCAACAAGCACAAGCCTGTTCTTGTTATCAACCTCGCACTGCCGTATCAGGATCTCACCATCATGGACGCATGTCTGGAAACAGGTGTGAACTACCTTGATACTGCCAACTACGAACCGCTTGATGAAGCCAAGTTCGAATACAAATGGCAGTGGGAATACCAGGAGCGTTTCAAAGAGAAAGGCCTCATGGCACTTCTCGGTTCCGGCTTCGATCCGGGCGTAACCAATATTTTCTGCGCACATGCAATGAAACACCAGTTTGATGAAATTCATCAGCTCGACATCATTGACTGCAACGCAGGCGACCACGGTCACCCGTTCGCAACCAACTTCAACCCGGAAATCAACATCCGCGAAGTTACTGCAAACGGTCGCTACTGGGAACACGGTGAATGGCTTGAAACTGATCCGCTCAGCTTCTCCATGAACTACGATTTCCCTGAAGGCATTGGTCCTAAAAAGTGTTTTCTTATGTACCACGAAGAGCTTGAGTCTCTCGTAAAACACTTGAAAGGTCTCAAACGTGCCCGTTTCTGGATGACCTTCTCCGACCAGTACCTGAACCATCTCCAAGTACTCGAAAACGTTGGTATGACACGTATCGACACCGTTAAGTACAATGGTCAGGACATCATCCCTCTCCGATTCCTCAAAGAAGTTCTTCCAGAACCAGCAGGACTCGGCGAGCGCACAAAAGGTCGCACATGCATCGGTTGTCGCATGAAAGGTATGAAAGACGGCGAGCCTAAAGATTACTACATCTACAACATCTGCGACCACGAAGAAGCATTCAAAGAAGTTGCTTCTCAGGCTGTGTCATACACCACCGGTGTACCAGCTATGATTGGCGCGATGCTTATGCTCACCGGCAAATGGACTGGCGAAGGCGTCTTCAACATGGAAGAACTTGATCCAGACCCATTCATGGAAAAACTCAACATTCACGGTCTCCCATGGACAGAAGTTACCTTCAAAAATTAA